A window of Oreochromis aureus strain Israel breed Guangdong unplaced genomic scaffold, ZZ_aureus HiC_scaffold_58, whole genome shotgun sequence genomic DNA:
GAGGAAAGATGAACCAAACTCAGCTTTCCTCGGCTCTGACCGGTGCCCACGGAGCAGGCTGGGCCTCGCGTGGGCCCCTCAGAGAGGCCTCCAGACACCTCAGCAAACACCACCAGCCAGATCCCGCAGCAGGAGCCAGGTCCCGGCTGGGAGTCTGAAGGACACAGTCACCACCTCCAGACTTTACACTTTATTACTGTCACAATGATCATGAGttgttttaatttgaatgtACTGCCTTCAGCTTTTCAGAATATCCTTCAAATTTAACCTCCCACCACCTCTAACACTGCTTCTTCTGTTGTTGCTCCTTCGGTGGATTCTGacaaaacccaaaaacaaaTCTAACAATAAACTcgtgtaaacaaacaaaaatgagcTTAAAAAGATTAAATATCCGTCCCTCTAAAAATCAAACAGCCTaaacaaacatatatatatttttaaaactttttctattaaaaaacaaaaagctcctacagtttgttttaaagcatCAACAGTCTCCAGATATTCAGCGGTACTGAGGAAAATCAGGTTATAATTCATTTACACTTAAAATCACACCAAACCGTCACTGAAGGCTTTGATGCCTGAACATCACTGTGACCTCTCACTGTGGGAAACATGCTGCGGTGTGACGCTGAGCTCTGTGGTTTAGAACAAAGGTTTGCTCTGGGTACATAAATGTTATCTTTTATATTTAATCTGACCGACTTTGTTACTTATTGAGACATTAATGATGCGTTTTTGCTGTTCCCATCCTGGAGAGAGCTTTCTCTGGGATGGAAACTGCCTGGGGTAATCTCAACAACCCAGCAGGGACGTGGATGAAAAGTGCCCGATGatttcattcagttttatttatacagcaccaaatcacaacaacagtcacctcagagcgctttatactgtaaggtagagcctacatacatacatagaaaacccaacaatcatatgaccccctatgagcaagcactttggcgacagtgggaaggaaaaactcctttttaacaggaagaaacctccagcagaaccaggctcagggaggggcggggccatctgctgtgattggttaaGTCACTGGGACTCGAGCGGACCCTGACACACTCGCAGACGTGGGAAGTGTTATTCCTgtttcacacatacaaacacagacTTTGGTCTTTGTGAGGATGTCATAGAGAATAAACACGCAGGTGTGGTCACACTTCAGTTCATCTGTCAGTGCGCCGGGTAAGATATGTGAGCAGCCTGCAGCACTCACAGTGATCCAAATTAACTAGTTGGGTTTGTGCATCCCAAATTCCCACTTTCAGGTTCCCACCTGTCACTCGGAGGCTGCAGTCACTCCTGAATATCTGTTCGAACTGGAAGTTTTCATTCTTACACACTGTAAGAATAATACTTCGAGCATCCTGGTATGACAGGATTacagttttctctcttttttgtgtaTAAGGACAGCTTTAAAGTACTGGACCCGTGACCAGCACCACTAAGAGTAACACTACTGGGACTCCTCCCCCGTGTGAATTTTCATGTGGCGCAACAAATGATTACTGCGTGTGAACATTTTCCCGCACGTTTGACAGGAATAAGGCCTCTCGTCTGTGTGAGTTCTCATGTGGCGCAGCAGATTACTGCCTCGGTTAAAAGCCTTTCCACACGTTTCGCAGGAATACGGCGTCTCTCCCGTGTGGACGGTCGTGTGTCTTTTGTATGTCGACAAGTCTGAAAATCTGTCCCCGCAGGTATTACACAGGTAAGGCATCTCACCTGTGTGCGTTCTCATGTGCACCATCAGATTACTCCTCACTGTGCAACCTTTCCCACATATTTTGCAGGAATACGGCTTCTCGCCTGTGTGAGTCCTCATGTGGACAGTCAGCGTTCCCCTCTGAGTGAAACTCCTCCCACACGTTTCACAAGAATACGGCTTCTCACCCGTGTGGACTCTGTGGTGATCAATCATCTTGTACTTGTTCTTAAAGGCTTTCCCACAAAAGCCACACGTTAAAGACTTTTCCCCTGTGGTGGCGTGACACTGACTCTCTGACACAGGAGAGTCTTCTGCGTTGCTGCTGTGACTTCTAGACGCTCCTGGATCTGCGCTCCTGACTCCTTCCTGGTCTCGGATCTCGGTTCTCTTGGCAGAGCTGTGAGAGAGGAGCTGATCGCTGTCCGGCTCTGATTCGCTGTGCTCGCTTTCCTCATAAGTTTCAGTCACCATAAAAGTATCGATCTCCTCCTTCAGCAccagctgctctccctcctgactgctgcacagtTCCTCGGGTTCCTCTTTAATCTGCGGAGGTTCTGGTTCGTCCTGGTCCAGACTGGAGCTCCTCTCCTGCTGCTCGGGGagaacctcctcctcctccttacaGACATGCTGCTGTGGGACGTCTGGAGGGACTGAAAGAGACAAGAAATCTGAGAATTCCAGAAAAACAGTTCAGAGCAAATATATTGTTTTAACCACTAATGAGGCTCCACAGAGTGAACATGTTGCCCTCCTACTCTGTGGAGTATTTTATTGCATCTTCAGGATGAGTCTGAACATGCAAAGGGTCAAAGGTCATACCTCACATCTGAGGTGAAAACACAGATATCCAGCGAGCACAGTGAGAATCATGTTTTTGAACTGAGGTGAGTGTGTGGTGGTCGGTGCCATCCTCTGTGCCGGGGCAGCACACACCAAAAGACCCAACACATCGATCTGTGTGGCtggtgtgggtgtgggtgtggagCCCGGCTGTCTGACAGCCCGTCAGAAAGGAGGACGCTGTCACAGCTACTGACTGCACCTCCTCTCCACGACGAGCTGCACAGCAGGAGCCTCATTCCACAGGAAATACCTGAGTGGGCTTTACGCCTCCTCGCTGTGACACCTTTTTCACTTCTAATATCTCGTTTTTATCATAAACAGTGTTGTTTAACATTTCATATGCTGCACCTTGAACAGAGGACCTAATTTTAGTGTTTACATTATAGTTGAGCATCTATAAGAAATCAGGTTGGGGTTGATAAAGTGTTCCGGCTCTGATTCATTGAGTGGCTCAGGTGGGAACCAAAGCTCCTCCCCCGCGTCAGGCTGAGGCTCACCTGTCTTGTGAAGCTGTGTTTCGGGCTTCCAGGTGATGCTCAGCAGCCTCTGCTGACGGTCGATCACTTCCTCGTACTGCACGATCGTTTTTTCAAACTGCAGGAAGATTTCCTCGGCAGCAGCAGTTAGTCGCTCGTTGATAAACTCTCTCAGGTAGCGAACTGACGACATCGCGGCTCCGACAGCTCACAGATCCGGCGGAGAGATGACCACAGCTCCGTCTTCCTGCTGAAGCTCCCGGAGGAAAGCGAACAATACTGGCAGCGTTTCCTCTTCACTTCCGCTTCGTGTCACAGGGAAGCTGTCCCGGTGGCTGGAAAACATGGAAATGGTGCATTAGCGCCATCTGCTGGCGTGGAGTGTGGACCAGCGTCACTGAGAAAAAGAAGATGTTTCTTCACAGCTGTCACATTTCCCTGTTTCCTGTTATGAACAATGTGCTGTTTAAACCGCAGCGTCCAAAGTGCCGATGACTCCTCTCTCCTGCTTTCCTCTGTCCTGTAACACCGTCATCCTTCCTTTTCCTCCACCCACTGCTTTTGCATCGTGTCTGCTTCATCATGCTTTGTATTTCTGTGTCTGAAGCTGGTAAGAGGGTCAGCTTTGTGGAGCTTGCTTTGCAGGCTGATCTACTGCTTCATTCCTTATTTACAGAATGattctgttgtgtttgttggctCTCTGTCAGGACGTCTGCTGACTTGTATCTTCAGTATATTGAACAGGTAACAGTCTTATGAGTTTCTCTGGTGTTTAATGATCATCCATCCTTGATCCTTCCCTGTATGTTAATATGAACCTCAGGAACAATGAACACAACCCCACTTTGACTGATCTGCATGCCTTTATGTACTGTGTGCCAAAAGCTGTCCTTCTTTTCCAACACTGTGGCATCAGGACGTATTCCTGGTAAAGCTGCTGTTCACTGATGTTTAACCTGCTCTGACACCGTCTGAGTCACAGTCCATACAAAGCTTTATATCCATCCTCTTTTCCCAGAGTGGTTTAAAGTGTCCATGACCCTGGAGACTTCCTGCTCTCCTCTGATCTGTGGAGGCATTTCTGTACTTTAAAACAGTGACGTTTGCTTCCACATCTTTTAAATGTCTCCAGGTATTACAAAACAATTTCCAGTAGGAAGGAATATTTATTCTACACATCAAACACTAACTTGACCATCATAAATTCATGTTCAACCTAAAAATACTCTTTAAGTTTGAGCTCACATGCTGAAGACAGAATTAGAAAGATCAACGACTTTGAATCTGTTGTGTGATGTTTTTGGTGCTCCTCATCTTAAAAATGATATTTCTCAATGTTAGTGTTGCTTTGAATTCGTGCTGTAAAACATGCAAAACTCacttaaatacattttctttgctttgacaaaaacaactgtaaaacatgacaagTCAGATGTTCTGGAGCCTTCTGAGGATGTCACGCTTAAACCTCAAATAATCTGCAGAAATATCTGACCCTGAGTCTCACTTTAAGCACGAGAAGCATTAATGACCTCAGTGATGGAGAACATTTGGCTCGTTGTGTTTGCACACAGTGAAAAGtgctccatcctccctcctCACAGTGACTCAAATGCTGCTAACAGTCTGTGAaccaggaggaagaggaagtgagAGAAGTGAACATTCAGCTCAAAGAGGAGACAGAGGGCGACATCATCCAGTAGGCGGTGCTCTCCTTCTGCACTGTGTTCAACCATTGTGTCAATAATAAGTGCTGCTGTGAAGAGAACAATTCTCAGACTGAATGTTGAACATCAGCTAGTTTCTCCTGTTGATTGAAACCTTGTTGTACAGATGGAACATTGGCTGTGGATTATTCTTGCTGCTCTTTTCTTTGGTAAGATACAAACATCAACATGTTTCCTCTGCACACGATTCACAACAAGGACAGAAAGAGGAGATTTAATCATTTACACTGTGGAACTTTTCAATAACTTCAATCATGTTTATTGATCCATCTCTTCCTCTGcatgttctgttcttcctcagagtgtaAAGGAGAAGACAAAGTGATCCAGGAACAAGGAGATGTCATTGCTGCTGAAGGAGACACAGTTACACTTGGATGTAGATTTGAAACATCTGATCCATATCCATATTTGTTCTGGTACAAACAAGAAATAAATGACTTTCCAAAGTATGTTTTACTGCGTGGCACTTCGGGAACAGCAGATAACGCTCAGGAGTTTCCGAAGGACAGATTTGATGCTGAGCtcaacaaaagagaaaattcagTTCCTCTGAAGATCCAGAAGCTTCAGCTGtctgactctgctgtgtactactgtgctgtgaggcccacagtgacaggaaacaccaaaactctgtacaaaaacctttggagcaaagacaacagaatactccacaacatccactagagggagccacacactgttaaacttCTCTGGTCTGTCAGGTAGAGTCTAGTTTCTCTTCACTCGTCTGGCACAGCTGTGATGACGAGTTTTGGAGGGAACACCTCGTCCACCTGGGACAGCATGTTATCATTCCTACAGCAGCAGCCAGAAGAGCAGAGCTGCTTCAAATCAttgcacaaaaacatttttcatgcCTGTATTTTGAGTTTACCTCTGAGGATGCAGATCACAAACGTACAAACATTTAATGCAGCAGAACAAAGTCTGAGAAGCCTGTAGGAGCCTTAAGAGGCAGCACACAAACCTGCTACACTGTGCCCTCTGTTTCTGTGAAGTGTATCCAACTCCACATCCTGATGGTTACTCGAGTTATCAACACTTTAGGCCAAAACAATGTTTATTTCTGAAGAGCTTTTTACAACAGCATGTTGAACATGGTCTTAATCTCGTTAGTGTCACCTCTGAAGATGTAGTGTGAACACAAAACGTCCTTCAAACAGCAGCCGCGAGCACGAGAGGGCTCCTCAGCTTTGACGCTCAATCCACAAATAACCGAGACAATAACACAGACTTCAGTCAAGGTTTACGAACTGATGGAAGACCTCACGTCTGTGTTCTCCACCTGTCCTGTTTTTAGATTTGCATGATTAGACATTAATGTAGCAATGAGGACACCAcagaagctgcagaaacacacaaacaggaaacacttACAGCTTTATCATATGGATATTATATAAGTTACATCTGTGCACAAAGCAGGCAGGGTCTCACAGAAAAACCTCAGAACAGCTTTTATAGCAAACTAATGAATAAATACAGTCATTTCCACTGGTGGCTTAAAGCAGCTTTCAGCTAAAACTAGTTCAGTGACACCTGTCAGCACATCCACTGACGCACAGCGACTCACAACAAACGCAAACATGAAAACTGTAACACACGTGTGTGAGACGCAGCTACTGCTGAGCAGTAATCTGAGCAGACACAAAGAAACGAGGAGACTTTTTCTGTGGTTTGAAATATTTACAGTACGTAGTGTCTGTGCTGGCACACTGACAGCACCGCGGTTGTTTCGCTAATAAATACAATCTGAACTATTAGTATATGAAACAAGTAATGCTAACAGTCATGTTACATTTGGCTGAGGTCTGCTGCAGACTGTGATGTAACCCAAGCAGCGTGTTTGTTTcagagagagcacagctgggaaatAACGAGCCCTTCGTGGCTGTACAGGCAGCACGACTGGCTCAgaaatgtaaaatattaaaaacagatctttgttttGATCTTCAGCTGTGAGTCTGGGTTTTGTAGATTAAAGCGGGGAACACACGCCAACTTAAATCTGACACTCTGTCCTGACATCATTCACCTACTGTTACTGTTTTTAACCACATACAAAAACAAGATGGCAGAGCCTGCAGAGATATCAAGTCAAGAATGAAGCAAATGTTCAGACTAAATCATAGTCAGGGCTGTGCCATATGACCAAATATATCGGACGTTGAAATGTTATTAcatacgctatcgtttgttacGTATATTTATAATACTGCAGTAAAATCCACTGTTTATGGTGATACGTTTTcatggtttggttatgaaacATCTGACACGGACCTGAAAACTGTACTACGCAAATTATGGTGCAAACCGGTGCAGACCTCAGactcaaacacagcaaacctctTCAACCACCCACACAAGAATCACGTGACAGAGTGTGGACAGAGTTTACGGACGAGAAGCAAAAACGAGCCGTCGGGTGTTCACAAtgaaccttagactcaaacatcAGAACAGGCTtctccccgcagcacgccgtctAATAAATACGCAAAGAAACAACTTCTATCTAACATGGTCAAAACActcgacgcccagctggaaacacttcccacaggtcgagc
This region includes:
- the LOC116311226 gene encoding zinc finger protein 2 homolog; this encodes MSSVRYLREFINERLTAAAEEIFLQFEKTIVQYEEVIDRQQRLLSITWKPETQLHKTVPPDVPQQHVCKEEEEVLPEQQERSSSLDQDEPEPPQIKEEPEELCSSQEGEQLVLKEEIDTFMVTETYEESEHSESEPDSDQLLSHSSAKRTEIRDQEGVRSADPGASRSHSSNAEDSPVSESQCHATTGEKSLTCGFCGKAFKNKYKMIDHHRVHTGEKPYSCETCGRSFTQRGTLTVHMRTHTGEKPYSCKICGKGCTVRSNLMVHMRTHTGEMPYLCNTCGDRFSDLSTYKRHTTVHTGETPYSCETCGKAFNRGSNLLRHMRTHTDERPYSCQTCGKMFTRSNHLLRHMKIHTGEESQ